From a region of the Primulina eburnea isolate SZY01 chromosome 7, ASM2296580v1, whole genome shotgun sequence genome:
- the LOC140837457 gene encoding uncharacterized protein: MARTPHIFGSMPHENTGAKPNLVAIGTRGTVGSLFKKEIDYFSRLELGTRRCSREPSRDLASSASSCVNFSDPKIESTINIARKKKRGSNRLIPSMCAVVEVVERYQTSGFTYRNLKSDLKR, from the coding sequence ATGGCACGCACACCCCATATCTTCGGCTCCATGCCTCATGAAAATACGGGCGCAAAGCCAAATCTGGTGGCAATAGGGACAAGAGGTACTGTTGGATCCCTATTCAAGAAAGAGATAGATTACTTCAGCCGGCTAGAGCTAGGTACGAGGAGGTGCTCCCGTGAGCCTTCACGCGATCTTGCGAGCTCGGCTTCAAGTTGTGTCAATTTTTCTGATCCTAAGATCGAATCAACCATCAATATTGCTCGAAAGAAGAAGAGAGGAAGCAACAGGCTCATACCGAGCATGTGTGCTGTGGTTGAAGTAGTGGAAAGGTATCAGACATCAGGATTTACATATAGGAATCTGAAGTCAGATCTTAAAAGGTAG
- the LOC140836063 gene encoding F-box protein At3g62230-like — MDYFSYLPEAVILIIISFLPFRDAVRTSMLSRRWRHYWHAARNIDLDEKFFVRHGDSDENIALQRMEYMHFINHWMGIFREPEVRTFRVVFSSIAPGSAYVSDMQRCVVFAAGKCLKPIALDLDFSSPYWDVQNLNQNPQTIIQLPFIEAHATLESLQLSACRFDFLQCNNFDALNNVHLGWIEVPGYTLNKFITMCPSLETLSLKRCWNVRDMIISAQRLKVLVIDKCMEPESITVEAPLLTTFKYYGLSIYMRMDYHKNMEEAVFDYGLQSEVADEGDGEMLYNLLLEIFSVRVLTICSYMLQVLPMCEEPLSLKPKLENMRHLILKTQLHINEYYGISFFLNSCPRLEILEIDLAPKRILDYGPPYGYEEHPFLIHEQHQIIYRCMKRTLKTVKVKGFKGTTDEMVVLRYLLKFGFVLESLFVDFSKEKGANDVDMEATYRGNLQRLIQLGTASPCLQVYTHHPEN; from the exons ATGGATTACTTTTCTTATCTTCCGGAGGCTGTCATTCTCATAATCATTTCCTTTCTGCCATTCAGAGATGCTGTCAGAACTTCTATGCTGTCGAGAAGGTGGCGCCATTACTGGCATGCCGCCAGGAACATTGATCTCGACGAGAAGTTCTTCGTCAGGCATGGAGATTCCGACGAGAACATCGCTTTACAAAGAATGgaatacatgcatttcattaaTCACTGGATGGGAATTTTCCGAGAACCCGAAGTGAGAACATTCCGGGTTGTTTTCTCCAGCATTGCTCCGGGTTCGGCCTACGTTTCCGACATGCAGCGATGCGTGGTATTTGCCGCTGGTAAATGTCTGAAACCCATAGCACTTGATCTCGATTTCTCTAGTCCTTACTGGGACGTTCAGAATCTTAACCAAAACCCTCAGACGATCATCCAACTTCCGTTCATTGAAGCACATGCAACGTTGGAATCCCTACAGTTGTCTGCGTGCAGATTTGATTTCCTCCAATGCAACAACTTCGATGCACTGAACAATGTTCATCTAGGATGGATCGAAGTGCCCGGTTACACTCTAAACAAATTCATAACAATGTGCCCTTCGTTAGAGACTTTGAGCCTGAAAAGATGCTGGAATGTGAGAGACATGATTATCAGTGCACAGAGACTCAAGGTCCTGGTAATTGACAAATGTATGGAACCTGAATCGATCACAGTCGAGGCGCCATTATTGACTACCTTCAAATACTACGGTCTGTCTATTTACATGAGAATGGATTATCACAAGAACATGGAGGAGGCAGTCTTTGATTACGGGCTTCAGTCTGAAGTTGCGGACGAAGGAGATGGAGAAATGCTATACAATCTGCTTTTAGAAATTTTCAGCGTCAGGGTTCTCACCATTTGCAGCTACATGCTTCAG GTATTACCAATGTGCGAAGAACCACTGTCGCTAAAGCCGAAGCTTGAAAACATGAGACACTTGATactgaagacgcagttgcacaTCAACGAATATTATGGGATAAGCTTTTTCTTAAATAGCTGCCCACGATTGGAAATTCTTGAAATTGATTTGGCGCCAAAGAGGATCTTG gATTATGGACCCCCATACGGGTACGAGGAACATCCTTTCTTGATTCACGAACAACATCAGATAATCTATCGATGTATGAAACGAACTTTAAAGACAGTGAAGGTGAAAGGATTCAAAGGGACGACCGATGAAATGGTTGTGCTTCGATATTTGCTCAAATTTGGGTTTGTTCTAGAGAGTCTATTCGTTGATTTTTCGAAGGAGAAAGGCGCGAATGACGTCGACATGGAAGCAACGTACAGAGGCAACCTTCAAAGGTTGATACAGTTGGGGACTGCATCTCCTTGTCTCCAAGTATACACACACCATCCAGAGAATTAG